ACGAGGAGCTCGTTCTTGTTCTCCCGAATCGCCATCGTGAACCGGGGCGAAGCCGCCATGCGGCTCATCCACGCCGTCCGCGACCTGGCCGCGCAGACCGGGTCGCGCATCGAAACCGTGGCCCTGCACACCGACGTCGACAGCACGGCCACCTTCGTCCGGGAGGCCGACCTCGCCCACGACCTGGGTCCCGCCGCGAACCGGCCGTACCTGGACCTGGCGGTGCTCGAGAAGGCCCTGGTGGAGACCGGCGCCGACGCGGCCTGGGTCGGCTGGGGCTTCGTCGCCGAGGACCCGGCGTTCGCCGAGCTGTGCGCCCGCATCGGCGTGACCTTCATCGGGCCCGACCCGGAGGCCATGCGCAAGCTGGGCGACAAGATCGGCGCCAAGCTGATCGCCGAGGAGGTCGGCGTCCCGGTCGCACCCTGGTCGCGCGGCGCGGTCGAGGACCTCGACGCCGCGCTCAAGGCCGCGCGCGAGGTCGGCTACCCGCTGATGCTCAAGGCCACCGCGGGCGGCGGCGGCCGGGGCATCCGGGTGATCACCTCCGAGCAGGAGCTGGTGGAGGCGTTCGACCGGACCAGCCAGGAGGCGCTGCGGGCCTTCGGCAGCGGCGTGATGTTCCTGGAGCGCCTGGTCACCGGCGCGCGGCACGTCGAGGTGCAGGTCATCGCGGACGGCCAGGGCACGGCGTGGGCGCTGGGCGTGCGGGACTGCTCGGTGCAGCGGCGCAACCAGAAGATCATCGAGGAGTCCGCCTCGCCGGTGCTCTCCCCCGAGCAGGTCGAGGACCTGAAGGGCTCCGCCGAGCGGCTGGCGCTGGCCGTGGGCTACCGGGGCGCGTGCACGGTCGAGTTCCTGTACCACCCCGGTGACAAGCAGTTCGCGTTCCTGGAGGTCAACACCCGCCTGCAAGTCGAACACCCGATCACCGAGATCACCACCGGGTTCGACCTGGTCCGCGCCCAGATCCACGTCGCCTCCGGCGGCAGGCTCGAAGGCGCGAAGCCGGCCGAGTGGGGTCACGCGATCGAGGCGCGCCTGAACGCCGAGGACCCCGACCGCGACTTCGCGCCCGGCCCCGGCCGCATCGAGCGGCTGGAACTGCCCGCCGGCCCCGGCATCCGCGTGGACACCGGCGTCAGCGAGGGCGACTCGATCCCGCCGGACTTCGACTCGATGATCGCCAAGATCATCGCCCACGGCCGCGACCGCGCCGAGGCGCTGGCCCGGCTGCGCCGCGCGCTGGCCGAGACCACCGTGATCATCGAGGGCGGCGCGACCAACAAGAGCTTCGTGCTGGACCTGCTCGACGAGCCCGCCGTGCTGGACGCGACCGCCGACACCGGCTGGATCGACCGCGTCCGGGCCCAGGGCGGGCTGGTCAGCCACCGGCACTCGGCGGTCGCGCTGGCCACCGCCGCGATCGAGGTCTACGAGGACGAGGAGCAGCTGGCCCGGCAGCAGCTGTTCACCACCGCGCGCGGCGGCCGTCCGCACACCCGGCACGAAGCCGGCCGGGTGCTGGAGTTCACGCTGCGCGGCCAGAGCTACAAGGTGCACGTGGCCCGCATCGGCGGCCACCGGTTCCGCGTGGGCGTGTCGGCGGCGAACGGTCCCGTGCACACCGCGGACGTCGACGTCGAGCGTTTCGACGACCACACCGGCCGCATCCGGGTCAACGGCGTGCGCTACCGCGTGGTCACCGGCGTGCACAACGCGGTCCACCACGTCGAGGTCGACGGCGTCACCCACCGCGTGAGCCGGGACGAGGGCGGCGTGCTGCGCTCCCCCATGCCCGCGCTGGTGGTGGCCACGCCGCTGGAGGTCGGCGACGAGGTCGAGGCCGGCGCGCCGGTCCTGGTCCTGGAAGCCATGAAGATGGAGACGGTGCTGCGCGCGCCGTTCCGCGCCCGGCTGCGCGAGTCCGCCGTGTCGGTGGGCAGCCAGGTCCCGGCCGGCGCCCCGCTGCTGCGGCTGGAGCCCGTGGGCGACGGCGAGGACGCCGCGCCGCAGGCCGCCGGCCCCGCCGTCGAGCTGGACCTGCCCGCCGCGGACACCCGCCCGTCCGCCGACGACCTGCGCCAGGAGCTGCGGGACCTGCTGCTGGGCTTCGACACCGAGCCCGGCGGCGCGGACCGCCTGGCCGCCGCCTACCTGGACCGGCGCGCCGAGCTGGCCGAACGCCCGCTGGCCGACGAGGCCGGGCTGCTGCGGCTGTTCGCCGACCTGTCCGAGCTCAGCCGCAACCGGCCGGTGGGCGAGGAGCAGCCGGACCACCGCGTGCACAGCCCGCGCGAGCACTTCCACACCTACCTGCGCAGCCTGGAGCCCGACCGCGCCGGGGTGTCGGCCACGTTCCGCCGCAAGCTGTCCACGGCGCTGGCCAACTACGGCGTGACCGACCTGGAGCGCACGCCGGCGCTGGAGGAGGCGGTCTTCCGGATCTTCCTGGCCCAGCAGCGCGCCACCGCCGACGCGAACGTCGTGGCCGCGCTGCTGCGCCAGTGGCTGACCGAGGCGCCGCCGGCCGAGGACGACCGGGTCACCGTCGGTCTCGCGCTGGAGCACCTGGTGGCCGCCACGCAGGTGCGGTTCCCGGCGGTGTCGGACCTCGCGCGCGGTGTGGTGTTCCGCTGGTTCGCCCAGCCGATGCTGCGCCGCTCCCGCGCCCGCGTGCACTCCGAGGTGCGCAAGCACCTGATCCACCTGGACCGCAACCCCGACGCCGCCGACCGCGCCGAGCGGATCGCGGTCATGGTCGCGAGCCCCGAGCCGCTGGTGCGGCTGCTGGGCCAGCGCATCGGCCGGCCCGGCGTGGACCACGCGCCGCTGCTGGAGGTCCTGGCCCGCCGGTACTACGGCAACGACGTCCTCACCGCGATCCGCACCGAACGGGTCGGCGACTGCGTCTTCGTCGCCGCCGAGAACCGGGGCACGCGCGTGGTCAGCACCGCCGTGGACTTCGCCGCGCTGCCGGAGGCCGTGCGGGCGCTGGACGCGGTGGCCGGCGACGAGCAGCTGGTCGCCGACCTCTACGTGACCTGGCCGGACGGCCCGGCCGACCACGAGGAGATGGCCGCGCGGCTGCGGGAGGCGCTGGCCGCCCAGCCGCTGCCCGCCGGGCTGGACCGCATCACCACTACGGTGGCGGGCCGGCGCGACGAGGCCATGCACCACCACTTCACCTTCCGCCCGTCCCGGCCCGGCCTGGCCGAGGAACGCCTGGTCCGGGGGCTGCACCCGCGCATCGCCGAGCGGATGCAGCTGGACCGGCTGCGCGACTTCGACCTCACCCGCCTGCCGTCGCTGGACGAAGAGGTCTACCTCTACAAGTGCGTGGCCAAGGAGAACCCGTCCGACGAGCGCCTGGTGGCGCTGGCCCAGGTGCGCGACCTGACGCCCCTGCGCGACGACGACGGCCGGATCGCCGCGCTGCCCGCCGCCGAGGACGTCCTGGCCGCCTGCCTGGACGCCATCCGCCGGGCCCGCAGCCGCCACGGCGGCGGCCACCGGCCCGCGACCAACCGGATCGTGCTCTACGCGTGGCCGCCCACGGACCTCGCCTCGGGCGACCTGACCGCCGTGGCGCAGCGCGTCCTGCCCACCACGACCGGGCTGGACCTGGAAGAGGTGCTGTTCCTGGCCCGCCGCCGCGACGAGAGCGGCAAGCTGGTCGACATCGCCGTGCGCATCGGCGACGACGCCGGCGCGGGTGTGCGGCTGTCGTTCGTCAAGCCGCCGACCGAGCCGGTCCGGCCGCTGGACGACTACCGCCAGAACGTGCTGCGGGCCCGCAGCCGGGGCACGGTCTACCCGTACGAGCTGATCGACGTGCTCACCGGGCCGGACGGGTCGTTCACCGAGTACGACCTGGTCGACGGCCACTTGGTCGCCGTGGACCGGCCGCGCGGGCGCAACACCGCCGCCATCGTCCTGGGCACGGTCACCACGCCCACCGCCAAGCACCCCGAGGGCATGACCCGCGTGGTGCTGCTGGGCGACCCGACCAAGGCGCTGGGCGCGCTGTCCGAGCCGGAGTGCGCGCGGGTCATCGAGGCGCTGGACCTGGCCGAACGGCTGAAGGTCCCGGTCGAGTGGTTCGCGCTGTCCGCCGGCGCCCGCATCTCCATGTCCTCCGGCACGGAGAACATGGACTGGGTCGCGGCGGCGCTCAAGCGGATCGTCGAGTTCACCCAGGCCGGCGGCGAGATCAACGTCGTGGTCGCGGGCATCAACGTCGGCGCCCAGCCGTACTGGAACGCCGAGGCCACGATGCTCATGCACACCAAGGGCATCCTGGTCATGACGCCGGACTCGGCGATGGTGCTGACCGGCAAGCAGTCGCTGGACTTCTCCGGCGGCGTGTCGGCCGAGGACAACTTCGGCATCGGCGGCTACGACCGCGTGATGGGCCCCAACGGTCAGGCGCAGTACTGGGCGCCGGACCTGCGGGCCGCGCGGGACGTGCTCATGGCGCACTACGAGCACAGCTTCATCGCCCCCGGCGAGACCGGCCCGCGCCGCGCGCCCACCACCGACCCGGTGGACCGGGACGTGTGCGCGTTCCCGCACAGCTCGCCGGACAGCCCGTTCACCACGGTGGGCGAGATCTTCTCCGTCGAGGCCAACCCGGACCGCAAGAAGCCGTTCGACATCCGCACGGTCATGCGCGCGCTGTCCGACCAGGACCACCCGGTGCTGGAGCGGTGGCTGGGCATGGCCGACGCGGACACCGCCGTCGTGCAGGACGTGCACCTGGGCGGCATCCCGGTGTGCCTGCTGGGCATCGAGTCGCGGGCGGTGCCCCGGCACGGGTTCCCGCCCACCGACGGCCCCGACTCCTACACCGCGGGCACGCTGTTCCCCAAGTCGTCGAAGAAGGCGGCGCGTGCGATCAACGCGGCCAGCGGCAACCGGCCGCTGGTGGTGCTGGCGAACCTGTCCGGGTTCGACGGCTCGCCGGAGTCGATGCGCGAGCTCCAGCTGGAGTACGGCGCGGAGATCGGCCGGGCGATCGTGAACTTCCGCGGCCCGATCGTGTTCTGCGTGATCTCCCGCTACCACGGCGGCGCGTTCGTGGTGTTCTCCAAGGCGCTCAACCCGAACATGACCGTGCTGGCCGTGGAGGGTTCGTTCGCGTCGGTCATCGGCGGCGCGCCGGCGGCGGCCGTGGTGTTCTCCCGCGACGTCGACGGCCGCACCGCCAACGACCCGCGGGTGCGCAAGCTGGAGGCGCTGGTCGCGGAGTCCTCGGGCGCCGAACGGGCCGCGCTGACCGCCGAGCTGGCCGGGACGCGCACCTCCGTGCGGGCCGAGAAGCTGGCCGAGGTGGCGGCGGAGTTCGACCGGGTGCACAGCATCCGGCGGGCGGTCGAGGTCGGGTCGGTGGACGCCATCGTGCCCGCCTCGGGCCTGCGGCAGCAGATCATCGAGGCGATCGAACGCGGCTTGCTGCGCTAACCCCCTGGTGACGCGGCCCGGTCTCGTTCGGGACCGGGCCGCGGAACACTTCCCCTCCCCCGGACGATGTCGTGGGTGATGCCCCTGGGGGAAAGGTCAGGTCGATGAGCCAGTCCGGTGTGGAGGTCGTCGCGCCCGCGGTGTCCGAGGTCGAGCGGATCGCGGCGGACACCGATCCCGTGGTGCGCAACCTCCGCATCACCCACTGCTACCACCTGCTGTCCAAGGCGCTGGCGGCGCGCACGGGCGGGTCGGCGAACTGGTGCACGTTCGCCGTGTGGGCGTCCAAGCAGGTGGGCCAGACCATCCGGCAGGAGGACCTGGTCCGGACGCTGGAGCGCCTGTCCGACCCGGCGTCGGTCGAACTGCTGGTCTCCGCCCTGCGCCGGGTCGCACCCCTGCCGTTCGACACCGCGTCGTCGCTCGTGCGGCAGGCCGTCGTGGCGGTCGCGAACCTGGATGGGGTCAGCGCCGCCGCCGCGCGCGGCAACCTCAAGGTGTTCGAGGAGATCGCCCACGAGTTCGCCCGCTTCCTCGCCCACACCGGCCCGATCGAGGAGTTCACGGCGGCCCTGCGCCCCGGCGAGCCGCCGGAAGGCCAGCACTACCTGCGCCAGGCCTTCACCCGCTACCACCGGGCCATGGCCACCACCGACCCGAAGCAGCGGGCCGAGTCGCTGCTGCTGGCCAACATCGAGGTGGGCCTGCACGAACAGACCAGGCTGCAACCGGAGATCACCGCGGCCCTGGAGGGTCCCGTGGTCGACCCGGCCGCGCTCGAACGCCGCCTGCTGGACCTGCTGCTCCCCGGCAACCGCCTCGTGAAGTGCCTGCGCCGGGTCGCCCTGACCGTGATGGGCAGACGCGGCCCCATCCGCACCGCCACCGAACGCCTGTCCCACCACGCCCGCGCGCTCGCCCGCCAGGCCGTCACCCGGCACCTGATGACGTTGGCCCTGCCCGACGAGCTGCTGGACCTGAGCGAAGACCTGCCCGCGAGCTTCCCGCCCCTGCTCACCGAGCTCTCCGACCCGGAGCTGCTGGCCCTGCTGGCGCGGGTCGACCCCACCCCGGACTCCCTGACCGACACGGCCGCCGGGGACTGGTCCGACCTGTCGGACCGGATGCACTA
This DNA window, taken from Saccharothrix variisporea, encodes the following:
- a CDS encoding carboxyl transferase domain-containing protein; this encodes MFSRIAIVNRGEAAMRLIHAVRDLAAQTGSRIETVALHTDVDSTATFVREADLAHDLGPAANRPYLDLAVLEKALVETGADAAWVGWGFVAEDPAFAELCARIGVTFIGPDPEAMRKLGDKIGAKLIAEEVGVPVAPWSRGAVEDLDAALKAAREVGYPLMLKATAGGGGRGIRVITSEQELVEAFDRTSQEALRAFGSGVMFLERLVTGARHVEVQVIADGQGTAWALGVRDCSVQRRNQKIIEESASPVLSPEQVEDLKGSAERLALAVGYRGACTVEFLYHPGDKQFAFLEVNTRLQVEHPITEITTGFDLVRAQIHVASGGRLEGAKPAEWGHAIEARLNAEDPDRDFAPGPGRIERLELPAGPGIRVDTGVSEGDSIPPDFDSMIAKIIAHGRDRAEALARLRRALAETTVIIEGGATNKSFVLDLLDEPAVLDATADTGWIDRVRAQGGLVSHRHSAVALATAAIEVYEDEEQLARQQLFTTARGGRPHTRHEAGRVLEFTLRGQSYKVHVARIGGHRFRVGVSAANGPVHTADVDVERFDDHTGRIRVNGVRYRVVTGVHNAVHHVEVDGVTHRVSRDEGGVLRSPMPALVVATPLEVGDEVEAGAPVLVLEAMKMETVLRAPFRARLRESAVSVGSQVPAGAPLLRLEPVGDGEDAAPQAAGPAVELDLPAADTRPSADDLRQELRDLLLGFDTEPGGADRLAAAYLDRRAELAERPLADEAGLLRLFADLSELSRNRPVGEEQPDHRVHSPREHFHTYLRSLEPDRAGVSATFRRKLSTALANYGVTDLERTPALEEAVFRIFLAQQRATADANVVAALLRQWLTEAPPAEDDRVTVGLALEHLVAATQVRFPAVSDLARGVVFRWFAQPMLRRSRARVHSEVRKHLIHLDRNPDAADRAERIAVMVASPEPLVRLLGQRIGRPGVDHAPLLEVLARRYYGNDVLTAIRTERVGDCVFVAAENRGTRVVSTAVDFAALPEAVRALDAVAGDEQLVADLYVTWPDGPADHEEMAARLREALAAQPLPAGLDRITTTVAGRRDEAMHHHFTFRPSRPGLAEERLVRGLHPRIAERMQLDRLRDFDLTRLPSLDEEVYLYKCVAKENPSDERLVALAQVRDLTPLRDDDGRIAALPAAEDVLAACLDAIRRARSRHGGGHRPATNRIVLYAWPPTDLASGDLTAVAQRVLPTTTGLDLEEVLFLARRRDESGKLVDIAVRIGDDAGAGVRLSFVKPPTEPVRPLDDYRQNVLRARSRGTVYPYELIDVLTGPDGSFTEYDLVDGHLVAVDRPRGRNTAAIVLGTVTTPTAKHPEGMTRVVLLGDPTKALGALSEPECARVIEALDLAERLKVPVEWFALSAGARISMSSGTENMDWVAAALKRIVEFTQAGGEINVVVAGINVGAQPYWNAEATMLMHTKGILVMTPDSAMVLTGKQSLDFSGGVSAEDNFGIGGYDRVMGPNGQAQYWAPDLRAARDVLMAHYEHSFIAPGETGPRRAPTTDPVDRDVCAFPHSSPDSPFTTVGEIFSVEANPDRKKPFDIRTVMRALSDQDHPVLERWLGMADADTAVVQDVHLGGIPVCLLGIESRAVPRHGFPPTDGPDSYTAGTLFPKSSKKAARAINAASGNRPLVVLANLSGFDGSPESMRELQLEYGAEIGRAIVNFRGPIVFCVISRYHGGAFVVFSKALNPNMTVLAVEGSFASVIGGAPAAAVVFSRDVDGRTANDPRVRKLEALVAESSGAERAALTAELAGTRTSVRAEKLAEVAAEFDRVHSIRRAVEVGSVDAIVPASGLRQQIIEAIERGLLR